The DNA window GTCTCActaaaacaacaaaacaaatcTTTTAAGACTCAAAATTTTGCATAAAAGTTGTACTATACAATCCACCAAAATTGAATCatagtattaaaaataaacTGATCCAACCTCAAATCCCTTATCAAACAACTGTACAGCTTAGTGTATATGATACTAGGAAATAAAGACAATGTGACTGTTTTACCTAAAACTTATCTGAATAAGTTCCCATCTCATTGAGTTATTTTGATAAACAAACACAATCAACTTTGAAATTCTTCCATAGCTTAAAACATTCAAAATTTGGGTGTTGAGCTATCGTCGACTGGTCGTATCGCCTCAGTGTAGGCCGGGTTGTTGTTCGCCTCTCCATCATGGTTTCTTTTTCTTGATATCCGGATTTCGTTCCTATACATCTTACACACAACCCAATCTTTCATCTGCTTGCACAACACAACAATGTGGATCAATACATGTCTACATCAGATTTTAACATCTTAACAATGGATCGTTCGTGTCTTCCCAACAACAACGACAATCTCCATTTGATATGAACACGACAAACAACGACCGCCTCAAGCAAAAATCTATAACCACAAAAGAAAATACTGACCCTCGCGCGATTCTCTGGTGCTGTGAATTCTCGCATCATCCAATCAGTCCTGACAGAATCTCGACGTTTCCCTGTGAAGTAGACGAACTGCCTGCACGACCCAATAACTTTTCTACTATGCATGATATCTTTAGGAGCAGAAattgaacaaataaaaaaaactagtacTAACTAATTAGTGCAGTTTCGGAAACAGAGATCCCTAGAAACAGATTCACAACAAGCACATAATCTTCGTTGATTACAATTTAAAGTTAAGTAAAACAGTCATTGCTAATTTGTTTAAAAACTATCGCATAATCATATTCATATATACATTTCTACTTTTGTTCAAGATATACTTTGatgatagtagtaataataatttcaaGATAATTTAGATCTGAAATTACTCAAATATACAAGATTTCGATACGAACAAATTGTTGAAAATCGAATCATGAAAAGCAACAATCACTCAGTCTGAAGAAAGAGGCGAAATGAGCGAgaaataatacatataaaaagaagaaaatagaaatttacCAGAAAGATAATCTGGAGTGAAAGCATAGAAGTGAACTGGACTGATCATGTCGGTATGAAACGCCTCATTGTTGATCTTCTTCATCAGATACTCACGGATTATCTCCGCATCCGTCGGGTTAAATTCGCCCATGATTCCGACACCACTTGCTTTATCGCCGGCGGCAGCGCAATTGACATGTGAATTGTGGCGGCGGAGTGAGGGTGGGTGGTGGTGATAGGCCTGCATCTACGtggttttagagagagagaaattgatATGTGAATTCAGCTGCTCTTAGAaatgtgtgtgagagagagagagatgacaaTCGTCTCTTATTTCAGCAGTTGGAGAGTTAGTTAGGCTTTCCCGCCttctttatttaaaaattcGATCTATTTGAGTAttatcaattttaaaaatttgtcatcAATTTATAACTGTATCTCACATTCAACTTTTACAAAAATGATTTATATCTATTTGCCATAATTTTGCGTCGGAACAAATCGGTTCGCTGCATTCTTAGATGAATTAACACGAAAAAGCCCAATTTGCATGATAAAAACCCAATTTATACGAAATCTAGAGACTAAAACAAAATTATagtaactttttaaaaaataattgaaataataatattatttttatgggTTACTTGAATCTACCCAACTGAAGCTTAACCTAAAATTATCAAGTTCCTAACAGGTAAATTCAATAAGATATAATTCAGTAAGGCTTAACcaaaattcattaattttataCGTGTTAGTATTGAACTTTCGTATCATATCAAAAATTGTCAACCCTAAGAAGTTTCATGGAAACCAATCAAATTTTCTATTTGTTAACTAAAAATATAGTTTCAGTAGATTTTCCttgattttgtgaaaataaaCATTTATTTTGATAGTGCTAACTTGTTTAATCATCTTTTGACTCAAATAATACTTTTTTGTATCAATCtgtctttttttaaattaaatgtccATACTAATAAAACTTAACGGCCTAAGAAAATTGGAGGGAACTTTCTGTTATGAATTTCAAATTGAAT is part of the Salvia splendens isolate huo1 chromosome 22, SspV2, whole genome shotgun sequence genome and encodes:
- the LOC121786937 gene encoding NAC domain-containing protein 2-like; its protein translation is MQAYHHHPPSLRRHNSHVNCAAAGDKASGVGIMGEFNPTDAEIIREYLMKKINNEAFHTDMISPVHFYAFTPDYLSDIMHSRKVIGSCRQFVYFTGKRRDSVRTDWMMREFTAPENRARMKDWVVCKMYRNEIRISRKRNHDGEANNNPAYTEAIRPVDDSSTPKF